From a region of the Teredinibacter turnerae genome:
- a CDS encoding cupin-like domain-containing protein, protein MSTAIEVSGVCSTQAWGTIETRYDLNATLFNEYYLRRGIPVIVKNYLRNIEGVDNWGFGYLQEKLSGMNLPLKRFMPDGRIEVEHQAANEYIASLLLYEQNRRLAGDTLDKPAYCHDIPLFCLAEHLIDDVRSIPAGLFPSWYQSAWWRYAQFFMSCTGSCTPLHFDTLLTHNLFFQVKGQKEFVLLPFSESKRCYRRDWRWFDVDPLEVDYATYPEYQESSATRAIVEAGDLLFMPAGTLHHVVTREASISFNVDFHTKSSVLKSFAAMPMGMPAKNVFYNFLVFLGIFGQIPERQIFRYYRSYLNYIS, encoded by the coding sequence ATGAGTACAGCAATCGAAGTGAGTGGTGTTTGCTCTACGCAAGCTTGGGGAACTATTGAAACCCGCTATGATTTGAATGCGACGCTTTTTAACGAATACTATTTGCGCCGGGGAATTCCCGTTATTGTTAAGAATTATTTACGTAATATTGAAGGTGTCGATAACTGGGGATTTGGATACTTGCAGGAAAAGTTATCTGGAATGAACCTTCCGTTGAAACGCTTTATGCCTGATGGTCGTATCGAGGTTGAGCATCAAGCCGCAAACGAATACATTGCGTCCCTTTTGCTGTATGAACAGAACCGACGTTTAGCTGGTGATACGTTAGACAAACCTGCTTACTGCCACGATATTCCGCTGTTTTGTTTGGCCGAGCACTTGATCGACGATGTGCGCAGCATTCCAGCCGGGCTTTTTCCCTCATGGTATCAAAGTGCCTGGTGGCGATATGCGCAGTTTTTCATGAGTTGTACCGGCAGTTGCACCCCTCTGCATTTCGATACGTTGCTCACCCATAATCTTTTCTTTCAGGTAAAAGGGCAAAAGGAGTTTGTACTTCTACCTTTCTCTGAATCCAAGCGATGCTATCGCCGAGATTGGCGGTGGTTTGATGTTGATCCATTAGAGGTCGATTACGCGACGTATCCGGAATATCAGGAGTCGTCAGCTACACGGGCAATCGTCGAGGCCGGTGATTTATTGTTTATGCCTGCGGGCACACTGCACCACGTTGTCACGCGCGAGGCTTCTATTTCATTCAATGTCGATTTCCACACAAAGAGTAGCGTGTTAAAGAGCTTTGCTGCTATGCCGATGGGAATGCCGGCAAAAAATGTGTTTTATAATTTTCTGGTATTTCTTGGTATCTTCGGTCAAATCCCTGAGAGACAAATTTTTCGCTACTATAGAAGTTACCTGAATTATATCTCCTAG
- a CDS encoding response regulator yields the protein MTEQKKQVLIVDDAPTDIQFVIENLKDEFAIKVAGTGRKALEMAEAYPPVAILLDVTMPELNGYETCEKLKSIDTTKDIEVLFVSANDSIEEILKGYEVGGSDYIVKPVNPEELRRKVRLAVQNTEARFSVVSEKKAAMEAAMTAIMDASEQAFVVGFLRQSFNVTSFKDLAKLTVEYTNKFGLANTVQIRGPWETTTISSSLPIAPLESELMYRLADSGRILEKGKRLILNFPLVSQLIKNMPNDDPDKCGRLRDHLALIIEGASNCAKNILVNDEIARLIEESNETLLQIQKLQTNQKETNMKIMDRLMDEVQQSFLTFGMSEEQEDLVLSKIRNAVDDTLDNFEAGLKIDEELKNIVERLEDATVHMQVSEPYSGEEESNDDDDFLL from the coding sequence ATGACAGAGCAAAAAAAGCAGGTATTGATAGTCGACGATGCCCCGACAGATATTCAGTTTGTTATCGAGAACTTAAAAGACGAATTCGCTATAAAGGTTGCAGGTACGGGACGGAAAGCTCTTGAGATGGCTGAGGCCTATCCGCCTGTGGCCATTCTACTAGACGTCACAATGCCGGAACTGAATGGCTACGAGACCTGCGAGAAGTTGAAGTCGATAGACACCACAAAAGATATTGAAGTCTTGTTTGTTAGCGCAAATGATTCTATCGAAGAAATCCTGAAGGGTTACGAAGTTGGTGGCAGCGACTACATCGTCAAACCTGTTAACCCCGAGGAACTCAGGCGCAAAGTCCGGTTAGCTGTACAAAATACCGAAGCCCGTTTTTCCGTCGTTTCCGAAAAGAAAGCCGCAATGGAAGCGGCGATGACAGCGATTATGGATGCCAGCGAGCAGGCGTTTGTTGTCGGTTTTTTACGCCAAAGTTTTAATGTTACGTCGTTTAAAGATCTAGCCAAACTCACAGTTGAGTACACTAACAAGTTCGGCCTGGCAAACACAGTTCAGATCAGGGGCCCCTGGGAGACCACCACTATATCCAGTTCTTTACCGATAGCGCCACTGGAGTCGGAACTAATGTACCGCCTTGCCGACAGCGGTCGAATATTAGAAAAAGGGAAACGGCTCATCCTCAACTTCCCCTTGGTATCCCAGCTTATCAAAAATATGCCTAACGACGATCCGGATAAGTGTGGCCGCCTCCGGGATCATCTGGCACTCATCATTGAAGGCGCAAGTAACTGCGCCAAAAACATCCTGGTGAATGACGAGATTGCACGCTTGATCGAAGAATCGAATGAAACCTTGCTACAGATTCAAAAACTACAGACCAACCAAAAAGAAACCAACATGAAAATCATGGACCGCCTAATGGATGAGGTTCAACAATCGTTCCTAACATTTGGCATGTCTGAGGAGCAGGAGGACTTAGTACTTTCAAAAATTCGTAACGCGGTAGACGACACCCTGGACAATTTTGAAGCAGGTCTGAAAATCGATGAAGAGTTAAAAAACATTGTCGAAAGATTAGAGGACGCTACGGTTCACATGCAAGTCAGCGAACCCTATTCCGGAGAGGAGGAATCCAACGATGACGATGATTTTCTTCTTTGA
- a CDS encoding Hpt domain-containing protein translates to MNDELCPPSLFKEAQHLLTDAGFDVGAGVDRLRGNESKLLRLVKMFCESYMMAGEEIERLYKQGDLTNLQRLTHQIKGTAANVGAMAISRLAASIETPIKLGGKEVDEEALAALLDKLTHLQTLHSALTDLECQLTGVCENGSLTKEDFLRDLSAIKKELEADVASAMDMVERLKVSAKGTEYETEAGKVDAMLMSFQLDELNEYIDSLIEGA, encoded by the coding sequence ATGAATGATGAGCTCTGCCCGCCGTCGTTATTTAAAGAAGCGCAACACTTATTGACGGATGCTGGTTTTGATGTGGGCGCGGGTGTTGACCGTTTGCGCGGTAATGAAAGTAAATTGCTTCGTCTGGTAAAGATGTTTTGCGAAAGTTATATGATGGCGGGCGAAGAAATAGAGCGGCTCTATAAACAAGGCGATCTCACTAATCTACAGCGGTTGACACACCAAATAAAGGGCACTGCTGCAAATGTTGGCGCCATGGCCATTTCACGGCTTGCGGCTTCGATAGAAACCCCGATCAAACTTGGCGGCAAAGAAGTAGACGAGGAAGCGTTGGCTGCGTTACTTGATAAGCTCACGCATTTGCAGACTCTGCATAGCGCTTTAACCGATTTGGAGTGTCAACTCACCGGGGTGTGTGAGAATGGGTCTCTTACGAAGGAGGATTTTTTGCGTGATCTCAGTGCGATTAAAAAAGAGCTTGAAGCGGACGTAGCCAGTGCAATGGATATGGTGGAGCGTCTCAAGGTTTCTGCGAAGGGAACGGAGTACGAAACGGAGGCTGGTAAGGTCGATGCAATGTTGATGTCGTTTCAGCTTGACGAACTAAATGAATATATCGATAGCCTTATTGAAGGGGCGTGA
- a CDS encoding heme NO-binding domain-containing protein, with product MKGIIFTVFSDFVETTYGVDQLDDILDSCDLASGGAYTAVGTYDFSELQALFGALCKAQNMELSEALRLYGHHLAAAFVTQYPDFFQEVDDTFSLLKNIENHIHVEVRKLYPNAELPSFSHKHDESDRLTLIYSSPRKLGDLVVGLIEAASGYYKETIRIERKSPIDAPAESEHFYLTRLSNG from the coding sequence ATGAAAGGCATCATTTTTACCGTTTTTTCTGACTTCGTGGAAACTACCTACGGCGTCGACCAATTGGATGACATCTTAGATTCGTGTGACCTTGCATCAGGTGGCGCCTATACTGCCGTTGGCACATACGATTTTTCAGAACTGCAGGCGCTTTTTGGCGCGCTCTGCAAAGCACAAAACATGGAGCTGAGTGAAGCGCTAAGGCTGTACGGTCACCACCTGGCAGCCGCTTTCGTTACCCAGTATCCAGACTTTTTCCAGGAAGTTGACGATACCTTCTCCTTGCTCAAAAACATTGAAAATCACATTCATGTAGAGGTGCGTAAACTCTACCCGAACGCCGAGCTTCCCAGCTTCTCGCACAAGCACGATGAATCAGACCGCCTCACTCTCATTTATAGTTCACCGAGAAAACTAGGTGACCTTGTAGTTGGTCTAATAGAAGCGGCCTCAGGCTACTATAAAGAAACGATCCGAATAGAGCGAAAAAGCCCGATAGATGCACCCGCAGAAAGCGAGCACTTTTATCTAACAAGACTCAGTAATGGATAG
- a CDS encoding response regulator, translating into MDSEIEKLQRRCERERKARQEAEQLLESKSRQLFHANECLEKATRHLEKIVSERTEELERARDEALASVRAKGEFLANMSHEIRTPMNGIVGMLRALKKDQHTDKREKLVDTAIHSSKILVDILNDIIEYSKFEAVGVDIELSPTNITDTLESVADTYAFPIQKKGLEFILDFSLDIPKLISTDAVRIKQVVGNFLNNAVKFTESGYIILSAHMQNDGAIAISVTDSGKGISQEQLELIFQAFNQGDTSVTRKYGGSGLGLAISSKIVKRLGSKIQVVSQESVGSRFSFSLSAPIVSHRNYLEDLAKTKINSAILISPSVEFQESFLWLFSRSSNIKGHCYSSVKEIDFKERFDENTIIFFDVRDDFNADVMPILRKKCPEPLLIALENIEAKCDNHPYANHVITAPLKPRKVVELITNISEDDSEPEAEKILFSGKRLLIVDDNSINLEVADWLLSDLQFEVETCNSGMAAIERLDEKRFDLVLMDIQMPEMDGLTTTRHIRQHSVKNKHTPIVAMTAHALEEDREKSLASGMNDHATKPLDPDALAEKLKKVLSK; encoded by the coding sequence ATGGATAGCGAAATCGAAAAACTACAACGCCGTTGCGAACGAGAGCGAAAAGCACGACAAGAAGCAGAACAACTTCTCGAGTCCAAAAGTCGGCAGCTGTTCCACGCTAACGAATGCCTGGAAAAAGCAACGCGACATCTCGAAAAAATCGTTTCAGAACGGACTGAAGAACTTGAAAGAGCTAGAGACGAGGCCCTGGCCAGCGTGCGCGCAAAGGGTGAATTCCTGGCAAATATGAGCCATGAGATCCGTACCCCCATGAATGGTATCGTGGGAATGCTGCGTGCACTGAAGAAAGACCAGCACACCGACAAGCGCGAAAAACTTGTCGATACCGCCATTCACTCCAGCAAAATTCTGGTGGATATTCTTAACGACATTATTGAGTACTCCAAATTTGAAGCCGTGGGTGTCGATATAGAATTAAGCCCGACCAACATAACTGACACTTTGGAGTCCGTCGCCGACACCTACGCCTTTCCCATTCAAAAAAAGGGGCTCGAATTTATTCTCGATTTTTCATTGGATATACCCAAGCTTATAAGCACTGATGCGGTTCGCATAAAGCAGGTGGTGGGCAACTTCTTGAACAACGCGGTAAAATTTACCGAATCAGGTTACATTATTCTAAGCGCACACATGCAAAATGACGGGGCCATTGCGATTTCCGTGACCGACTCTGGTAAAGGCATCTCCCAAGAGCAGCTGGAATTGATATTTCAAGCCTTTAACCAGGGAGATACCTCAGTAACACGAAAATATGGTGGCTCGGGATTGGGGCTGGCAATATCATCCAAAATAGTCAAACGCTTGGGTTCAAAAATACAGGTAGTAAGTCAGGAGTCTGTTGGTTCGCGATTTAGCTTCTCATTGTCAGCGCCTATCGTCAGCCATAGAAACTATTTGGAAGATTTGGCAAAAACAAAAATTAATTCAGCGATTCTAATATCGCCAAGTGTTGAGTTTCAGGAATCATTTCTCTGGTTGTTTTCCCGCTCCAGCAATATCAAAGGACACTGCTACTCATCAGTTAAAGAAATCGATTTTAAGGAACGCTTTGACGAAAACACCATCATTTTCTTCGATGTGCGCGACGATTTCAACGCAGACGTCATGCCCATTCTAAGAAAAAAGTGCCCTGAACCGTTACTAATTGCCTTGGAAAATATCGAAGCCAAATGCGACAACCATCCCTACGCTAATCATGTAATCACGGCGCCTCTAAAGCCACGCAAAGTGGTTGAACTGATCACCAATATCAGCGAGGACGATTCGGAGCCTGAAGCAGAAAAGATTTTATTTTCAGGTAAGCGCCTGTTGATCGTTGACGACAACAGCATCAACCTTGAAGTGGCAGACTGGCTATTGTCCGACTTACAGTTTGAAGTAGAAACCTGCAACAGCGGCATGGCCGCTATAGAGAGGCTTGACGAGAAGCGTTTTGACTTAGTACTGATGGATATTCAAATGCCGGAGATGGATGGGCTGACCACAACACGGCATATCCGACAGCACAGCGTCAAAAACAAGCATACGCCCATCGTAGCAATGACAGCGCACGCTCTGGAAGAGGACAGAGAAAAAAGTTTAGCGTCTGGTATGAACGATCACGCAACAAAACCCCTCGATCCAGACGCCCTGGCAGAAAAACTCAAAAAAGTACTGAGCAAATAA
- a CDS encoding TonB-dependent receptor plug domain-containing protein has translation MKSLYIAALGAMAACQPGILVAQTLTDNNANSNNIEETIVLGFRQAGYTEITQSAEKLTNMPGSFGDPVGAITALPGVITPRDGGEPAVRGSAPEDNRYYIDGMPAGYIFHEFNTSIFDENVVQDFQLFAAGFGAQYSEATGAVFDIRLRDPVNDAFVTKVTASMLRAGVFVESGLSDSAAFYLSARHGLIHLFVSEDDEPDDDGVRVISAPKDTDYQFKTKWDMADSHSLSLSLAGASDFAEAEFGEYNNEAQKNPDFAGLATIDRNFHSQGINYTFVSDNNVESNLTLARYADSRLVEWGDDYYLELELENILARGHLSQQFGNHTVSLGGEYSNKTHDYNARLIRFICTDFDVDCEDRRGLVEEVVSVDIAETNIYLTDFWQPTDRVSVELGVQRSGNDYTEDYYVNPKLALSWMFVEGLTVSTSGGRYNRTPDIETIVPAVGNPALESHRAEHYTLGLAGEVGDSWTWSVEGYFKMLTNLPLALDESQPDADNYYSNDVEGEVRGVDIMLNKNLAEKWFGWVAVSLAESERTNLRTEETREYTLDTPVVFNLVANYQLTEKWMLGGRFTYKSGQATTEIVGIKPNEDFEGRYLPVYGEAYAERLPYYSRLDFRAERRFSVAGNEASFFVDILNLLNRENVSEENLDYKKVNETGELYLKESVDMGVFPSIGVSITF, from the coding sequence ATGAAATCGCTATACATTGCCGCACTTGGTGCGATGGCAGCTTGTCAGCCAGGAATTCTAGTCGCTCAAACGCTTACCGATAATAACGCGAACTCTAATAATATAGAGGAGACCATCGTGCTCGGTTTTCGCCAAGCTGGCTATACCGAAATTACTCAAAGCGCAGAGAAGCTCACCAATATGCCGGGGAGTTTTGGTGATCCTGTAGGCGCGATTACTGCACTGCCTGGCGTTATCACTCCACGGGATGGCGGTGAACCCGCTGTGCGAGGTTCTGCGCCGGAGGACAATCGCTATTATATCGATGGAATGCCTGCGGGTTATATTTTTCATGAATTTAATACATCGATATTCGATGAAAATGTTGTGCAGGATTTCCAACTATTTGCAGCGGGATTTGGTGCGCAATATTCTGAAGCGACCGGTGCTGTTTTTGATATCCGATTGCGGGATCCAGTCAATGACGCCTTTGTGACCAAAGTTACTGCTTCTATGCTGCGAGCTGGTGTGTTTGTGGAAAGTGGACTCTCGGATAGCGCAGCTTTTTACCTTTCTGCCCGCCATGGCCTTATTCATTTGTTTGTGAGTGAGGATGATGAGCCGGATGATGATGGCGTTCGTGTTATCAGCGCCCCGAAAGATACGGACTATCAGTTCAAAACCAAATGGGACATGGCAGACAGTCATAGCTTAAGTTTGAGCCTGGCAGGTGCCTCCGATTTTGCCGAAGCTGAATTTGGTGAATATAACAATGAAGCCCAGAAAAATCCTGATTTCGCTGGTCTGGCGACGATTGATCGAAATTTTCATAGTCAGGGTATTAACTACACGTTTGTATCCGATAATAACGTAGAGTCGAATTTAACCCTCGCGCGTTACGCCGACTCGCGATTAGTGGAGTGGGGTGATGACTATTATCTTGAGTTGGAGTTGGAAAATATCTTGGCGCGAGGCCACCTTAGTCAGCAGTTTGGCAATCATACTGTGTCGTTGGGTGGTGAATACAGTAATAAAACCCATGATTATAATGCGCGTTTAATTCGCTTTATATGTACGGATTTCGATGTTGATTGTGAAGATCGTCGTGGTCTTGTTGAAGAAGTGGTGAGTGTCGATATTGCCGAGACGAATATCTATTTAACCGATTTTTGGCAGCCAACCGACAGGGTATCGGTAGAGCTCGGTGTACAGAGAAGTGGTAACGATTATACGGAAGATTATTACGTAAACCCTAAGCTGGCACTTTCTTGGATGTTCGTTGAGGGCTTAACGGTGTCTACCTCGGGTGGTCGCTATAATCGTACACCGGATATTGAAACAATTGTGCCAGCAGTAGGTAACCCTGCGCTGGAATCACATCGCGCGGAGCACTATACACTTGGCTTAGCCGGCGAAGTGGGTGATTCCTGGACCTGGTCCGTGGAAGGCTATTTTAAAATGTTAACTAATCTTCCACTTGCGCTTGACGAGAGTCAACCCGATGCCGACAACTACTACAGCAACGACGTAGAAGGGGAGGTACGTGGTGTTGATATTATGCTCAATAAAAACCTTGCTGAAAAGTGGTTTGGCTGGGTTGCCGTATCGCTCGCCGAGAGTGAACGCACTAATCTACGTACCGAAGAAACCCGTGAATACACGTTAGATACGCCCGTAGTGTTTAACTTAGTGGCGAACTATCAGCTCACTGAAAAGTGGATGCTCGGCGGGAGGTTTACTTATAAGAGTGGGCAGGCCACAACGGAAATTGTCGGTATCAAACCGAATGAAGATTTTGAAGGCCGTTATTTACCTGTTTACGGTGAGGCTTACGCGGAACGCTTGCCCTATTACTCTCGACTGGATTTTCGTGCGGAACGCCGGTTTTCCGTCGCGGGTAATGAGGCCAGCTTTTTTGTAGATATTCTTAACTTGCTGAATCGTGAGAACGTATCGGAAGAAAATCTCGATTACAAAAAAGTAAACGAAACTGGCGAACTTTATCTCAAAGAGTCAGTTGACATGGGTGTATTCCCGTCGATAGGTGTTTCGATTACTTTCTAA
- a CDS encoding cupin-like domain-containing protein — protein sequence MASVQNIEYRETLTEREFIEEYVKPNRPVVVKDTTFKAECWSPEALAELAGDLEVQVYDTLFALQEVSTLKKYLDENFGHSDFRDQVRYVRWYNQLKAIDHAWGDEAFDRVKHLWSKPEFLPATDLLVPASQSGYVDPVTDGFPYRGILIAAKGARTRLHTDPFCSDAVVAQFYGVKDFVMYSPDRAEELRDTVPDSTSFGGFIDVRPNALEKCQPEPDFHGVVGPGNVAYVPHGWLHDVLVLEDSVSITWNFIHEMGSLEFIDYLMEDPHADPELEVLKYFYSRAGENYSSPSEIVKKYSERFAEIEDALTA from the coding sequence ATGGCAAGTGTCCAGAATATCGAGTATCGCGAAACCCTAACGGAACGCGAATTTATCGAAGAGTACGTAAAACCGAATCGACCAGTCGTTGTAAAAGATACCACTTTTAAAGCGGAATGTTGGTCGCCAGAGGCGCTGGCGGAACTCGCTGGCGACCTGGAAGTGCAGGTGTACGATACCTTGTTCGCATTACAGGAAGTATCAACACTCAAAAAATACCTCGACGAAAATTTCGGCCATTCAGACTTTCGCGATCAGGTGCGCTATGTTCGCTGGTACAACCAGCTTAAGGCGATTGATCATGCCTGGGGCGATGAAGCATTTGATCGGGTTAAACATTTATGGAGCAAACCTGAATTCTTGCCGGCAACGGATCTGCTGGTGCCAGCGAGCCAGTCTGGCTATGTCGACCCTGTTACTGATGGGTTCCCCTATAGGGGGATTCTAATCGCTGCGAAGGGAGCCCGTACGCGCCTGCACACCGACCCATTTTGTAGTGATGCCGTGGTTGCGCAATTTTATGGGGTGAAAGATTTCGTAATGTATAGCCCTGATCGCGCGGAAGAGCTGCGTGATACGGTTCCTGACTCTACATCGTTTGGCGGATTCATTGACGTGCGCCCAAACGCGCTGGAAAAATGTCAGCCAGAACCCGACTTTCACGGGGTTGTTGGCCCCGGCAATGTGGCATATGTACCACATGGTTGGTTGCACGACGTGTTGGTACTGGAAGATTCAGTCTCCATTACTTGGAATTTTATCCACGAAATGGGCTCGTTGGAATTCATCGATTATCTGATGGAAGATCCCCATGCTGATCCGGAGTTAGAAGTATTAAAATATTTTTACAGCCGGGCAGGGGAAAACTATAGTTCGCCCAGCGAGATTGTAAAAAAATACAGCGAGCGTTTTGCAGAGATTGAGGACGCTCTCACAGCCTGA
- the ectB gene encoding diaminobutyrate--2-oxoglutarate transaminase, producing the protein MEKNLSVFEDNESQVRSYCRAFPSVFSKARGSLLYDEFGNSYIDFLCGAGAVNYGHNNPIIKDAIMAYLDSDGIAMGLDFHTQAKREFIQTFNEQILMPRNLRYRMQFTSPTGTSVVESAIKLARKFTGRENIIAFTNGFHGMTGVSLSVTGNRYNRQAISYSSVTRLPFFGYMGEGFDEIAHYRKLLLDNSSGVDLPAAFILETVQGEGGINVASEKWLQGLMELAKEFGALVIVDDVQAGCGRTGKFFSFERAGIEPDLVCLSKSIGGFGIPMSLLLFKDALDVWGAGEDNGTFRGNNMAFVAAAAMVNGYWQGFEFEQEIAQRAAIVSDFCHRMHREHSGLIKVARGLGLMQGMEFFDENLTAQISKLCFKNGLVIERAGDRDQVLKIMPALNVDLDVLRKGLDIVEYSIAESIGLSVEHFKPFGANHSVSENV; encoded by the coding sequence ATGGAAAAGAACTTGAGTGTGTTCGAAGATAATGAATCGCAAGTGAGGTCTTACTGCCGCGCCTTTCCTTCTGTTTTCTCGAAGGCGAGAGGTAGCCTTTTATACGATGAATTCGGTAATAGCTATATCGACTTTCTGTGCGGCGCTGGTGCGGTCAATTATGGCCACAACAACCCGATCATTAAAGACGCGATTATGGCCTACCTCGATAGTGATGGTATTGCGATGGGGTTGGATTTTCACACCCAGGCTAAGCGGGAGTTTATCCAAACCTTTAATGAGCAAATTCTCATGCCCCGCAACCTGCGCTATCGCATGCAGTTTACCAGTCCGACCGGTACTAGTGTGGTTGAGTCGGCGATTAAACTTGCACGGAAATTTACCGGTCGTGAAAATATTATCGCGTTTACCAATGGTTTCCATGGAATGACCGGCGTGTCACTCAGTGTTACTGGTAATCGATACAACCGCCAGGCAATTTCCTATAGTAGCGTGACCCGCCTGCCATTTTTTGGCTACATGGGTGAAGGTTTCGACGAGATCGCTCACTACCGCAAACTCTTGTTGGACAATAGCTCAGGTGTCGATCTTCCCGCTGCGTTTATCCTCGAAACTGTGCAAGGTGAGGGTGGAATTAACGTTGCCAGCGAGAAATGGCTACAAGGCTTGATGGAGCTGGCCAAGGAGTTCGGAGCACTTGTTATCGTCGACGATGTGCAAGCGGGTTGTGGCCGAACCGGAAAGTTCTTCAGTTTTGAGCGTGCAGGCATCGAGCCTGACCTGGTGTGCTTGTCCAAGTCGATTGGAGGCTTTGGCATTCCAATGTCGTTGCTCCTATTTAAAGATGCGTTGGATGTATGGGGTGCAGGAGAAGACAACGGTACTTTCCGCGGCAACAATATGGCCTTTGTCGCTGCTGCTGCGATGGTTAACGGCTACTGGCAAGGTTTTGAATTTGAGCAAGAGATTGCACAGCGCGCCGCGATTGTGAGCGATTTTTGCCACCGAATGCACCGTGAACATTCTGGCCTGATTAAGGTGGCCCGTGGCTTGGGTTTAATGCAGGGTATGGAGTTTTTTGATGAAAACCTCACTGCTCAAATATCCAAGCTGTGCTTTAAAAATGGCCTGGTTATTGAGCGGGCGGGTGATCGGGATCAAGTTCTCAAAATCATGCCCGCGCTCAATGTCGATCTGGATGTTTTACGGAAAGGGCTTGATATTGTTGAATACTCTATTGCGGAATCGATAGGGTTGAGCGTAGAGCACTTTAAACCTTTCGGTGCTAATCACTCAGTATCAGAGAACGTATAA
- a CDS encoding ABC transporter permease — MMKTWIFFKLRMLQLKYDKTALFFCYVFPVILLLGIGYPLQLQSDPKIEVYYQDFAANEESKATITLLDEQKLIELKPYEESIPAYEAVADNDVKRVLTILAQDKAPDLTAYGVDVEPAQVANEKLGTISLHLIKNDIDENRIENAALASAIDQLVSGDTEIELDQYTLKSDRLTSYLVTLLPGLIGLTLMIIGFNGFGSVLIEEEHHGLFKNIKTIDVSPVPFLAGLFLSRLLVSHSVAIGLCLVAMLVFGIKFDFNIPMFFLVVTLGSIAFLGIGLFIATVSPSTTAFNGIVNFVQMPFIVLGGVFFSVSLFPDWLQYIALAIPLTQLNVAMQKVLFEPNDMNVIGGMSLELVVLFAWCVVSVVISKMKFKW, encoded by the coding sequence ATGATGAAGACGTGGATATTTTTCAAACTCCGAATGTTGCAGCTGAAGTACGATAAAACGGCGCTTTTCTTTTGCTACGTGTTCCCGGTGATTTTGCTGCTGGGTATTGGTTATCCATTGCAGCTACAGAGCGACCCTAAAATTGAGGTGTACTATCAGGATTTTGCCGCGAATGAAGAAAGTAAAGCGACAATCACGCTACTTGACGAGCAAAAGCTGATCGAGCTTAAGCCCTATGAGGAATCGATTCCCGCCTATGAGGCGGTAGCAGACAACGATGTAAAGCGTGTGTTGACAATTCTGGCGCAGGACAAAGCGCCAGACCTTACCGCTTACGGGGTAGATGTTGAACCTGCGCAAGTCGCGAACGAGAAGCTGGGCACGATTTCATTGCATCTGATTAAAAATGATATTGATGAAAATCGAATAGAAAATGCTGCCTTGGCGAGCGCTATAGACCAACTCGTTTCTGGTGATACTGAAATTGAGTTGGACCAGTACACCTTAAAAAGCGATCGCCTTACATCTTACCTGGTCACGTTATTGCCCGGCCTCATTGGTCTGACCCTCATGATCATTGGCTTTAACGGATTTGGTTCAGTGCTTATTGAGGAAGAGCATCACGGTTTATTTAAAAATATCAAAACCATTGATGTTTCTCCTGTGCCGTTTTTGGCGGGTTTGTTCTTGTCGCGCCTTCTGGTGTCGCACTCTGTCGCTATTGGTTTGTGTCTGGTAGCCATGTTGGTGTTCGGTATCAAGTTCGATTTTAACATTCCTATGTTTTTCCTGGTGGTGACCTTGGGAAGTATCGCATTTTTGGGAATTGGCTTGTTTATCGCAACTGTCAGTCCATCGACGACTGCATTTAACGGAATTGTCAATTTCGTGCAGATGCCATTTATCGTTCTCGGTGGCGTGTTCTTTTCTGTAAGCTTATTTCCAGACTGGCTTCAGTACATTGCATTGGCCATTCCATTGACCCAACTGAACGTGGCTATGCAAAAGGTATTATTTGAACCGAACGATATGAATGTGATTGGCGGCATGAGTCTGGAGCTGGTAGTACTGTTTGCCTGGTGTGTGGTATCTGTGGTTATCTCAAAAATGAAGTTCAAGTGGTAA